In Bufo gargarizans isolate SCDJY-AF-19 chromosome 5, ASM1485885v1, whole genome shotgun sequence, the following are encoded in one genomic region:
- the LOC122939200 gene encoding fatty acid-binding protein, heart-like: MGDALVGTWKLTENSDDYIKFLEELGVNFTIRQAVSSLKPDEIISKNGDEWSINTLSTFKNTELKFKLDEEFDEITADGRKVKSEMTCKDGVLLQKQTWDGKECAITREVKDSRLMTTCMIGDVKCVRIYDKK; encoded by the exons ATGGGTGACGCACTGGTGGGTACCTGGAAGCTCACAGAGAACAGTGATGATTATATCAAGTTCTTGGAGGAACTTG GGGTGAATTTTACCATTCGACAAGCTGTAAGTAGCTTGAAGCCTGATGAGATCATCTCGAAAAATGGGGATGAGTGGTCAATAAATACATTGAGTACCTTTAAGAACACAGAGCTGAAGTTCAAGTTGGATGAAGAGTTTGATGAAATCACTGCAGATGGCAGAAAGGTTAAG tCAGAAATGACATGCAAAGATGGAGTATTATTACAAAAGCAAACATGGGATGGCAAAGAATGTGCTATCACAAGAGAAGTGAAAGATAGCCGCCTGATGACA ACTTGCATGATCGGTGATGTGAAATGCGTACGGATCTACGACAAAAAATGA